A single region of the Actinoplanes sp. SE50/110 genome encodes:
- a CDS encoding UTP--glucose-1-phosphate uridylyltransferase, which translates to MTTNAQGSGKRAVKAVIPAAGLATRFLPATKAVPKELLPVVDRPVLQYIVEEAAAAGITDVLLVTGRGKTSMVDHFDRRPDVEQRLEEKGDTERLAAVRRTSELADIYTCRQGEPLGLGHAVGTAASHVGDNPFAVLLGDEFVEEGSPLLPDMLDLQARTGGIVLAFIEVTPEETSRYGIASVRESDLGEGVVEVTGLVEKPSPEEAPSNLAVVGRYVLPGRIFETIAGTKPGSGGEIQLTDAMATLLAEGTPVHGIVYRGVRYDTGQPLGYLQTVVQLAAQRPDLGAEFRAWLTDFVGGQKG; encoded by the coding sequence ATGACGACGAACGCGCAAGGGTCGGGCAAGCGCGCGGTGAAAGCAGTGATTCCGGCGGCCGGCCTAGCCACGCGTTTCCTGCCTGCCACCAAAGCCGTTCCGAAAGAGCTGCTGCCGGTCGTCGACCGGCCGGTCCTGCAGTACATCGTCGAGGAGGCCGCCGCGGCCGGCATCACCGACGTGCTGCTGGTGACCGGGCGTGGCAAGACCTCGATGGTCGACCACTTCGACCGTCGCCCCGACGTGGAGCAGCGGCTGGAGGAGAAGGGCGACACCGAGCGGCTCGCCGCCGTCCGGCGCACCAGTGAGCTGGCCGACATCTACACCTGCCGACAGGGGGAGCCGCTCGGCCTCGGCCATGCCGTCGGGACCGCCGCCTCGCACGTCGGGGACAACCCGTTCGCGGTGCTGCTCGGGGACGAGTTCGTCGAGGAGGGCAGCCCGCTGCTGCCCGACATGCTCGACCTGCAGGCCCGCACCGGCGGCATCGTGCTCGCCTTCATCGAGGTCACCCCGGAGGAGACGTCGCGCTACGGGATCGCCTCGGTGCGGGAGTCCGACCTGGGCGAGGGCGTGGTCGAGGTGACCGGCCTGGTGGAGAAGCCGTCGCCGGAGGAGGCGCCGAGCAACCTTGCCGTGGTGGGGCGGTACGTGCTGCCTGGCAGGATCTTCGAGACGATCGCCGGCACCAAGCCGGGCAGCGGGGGCGAGATCCAGCTGACCGACGCGATGGCGACGCTGCTGGCCGAGGGCACCCCGGTGCACGGCATCGTCTACCGCGGTGTCCGGTACGACACCGGCCAGCCGCTGGGCTACCTGCAGACCGTCGTCCAGCTCGCGGCTCAGCGTCCCGACCTGGGTGCCGAGTTCCGGGCCTGGCTCACCGACTTCGTCGGTGGTCAGAAGGGATGA
- a CDS encoding 5-formyltetrahydrofolate cyclo-ligase, with amino-acid sequence MSDLAGPAEKSPFDKITLRTQLLTARRSRSAADRAVAATQLHDHILALVRRATPRTIAAYVPSGPEPGGPTLPDLLRAALPPGGRLLLPVLLPDNDLDWAEYTGSLTPASRGLHEPTGPRLGVTALTSADLILVPALAVGRDGIRMGRGGGSYDRALSRLPSPGPLVVALLHDGEILDRVPSEPHDRPVHGVLTPSAGFIACPA; translated from the coding sequence ATGTCGGATTTAGCCGGTCCTGCGGAAAAATCACCCTTTGACAAGATCACTCTGCGCACACAACTACTCACCGCACGTCGATCACGATCGGCCGCCGACCGAGCCGTCGCCGCCACCCAACTTCACGATCACATTCTTGCCCTGGTACGGCGCGCCACCCCCCGAACCATCGCCGCGTATGTCCCGTCGGGCCCGGAGCCCGGCGGCCCCACCCTGCCCGACCTGCTGCGGGCCGCCCTCCCGCCCGGCGGCCGCCTGCTCCTGCCCGTCCTGCTGCCCGACAACGATCTCGACTGGGCGGAGTACACCGGCTCCCTAACCCCCGCCTCGCGCGGCCTGCACGAGCCCACCGGCCCACGCCTGGGCGTCACCGCGCTCACCTCGGCCGACCTCATCCTCGTTCCGGCCCTCGCCGTGGGCCGCGACGGCATTCGCATGGGTCGCGGGGGTGGCTCCTACGACCGCGCGCTGTCCCGCCTGCCCTCCCCGGGCCCGCTGGTGGTGGCTCTGCTCCACGACGGCGAAATCCTCGACCGGGTCCCGTCCGAGCCCCACGACCGCCCGGTCCACGGCGTGCTCACCCCGTCCGCCGGCTTCATCGCCTGCCCGGCCTGA
- the glp gene encoding gephyrin-like molybdotransferase Glp, whose product MTATADAEAAANELMPLAEYLGSVLRRLRTLPPLDLDLTQAHGNVLAADVIAPHPFPAFDQAAIDGYAARWEDLAGAGRLGAHPAFGQPEHPARGVRLNVVGDLGAASWRPVRLTAGTCFSVAAGAPLPIGADVVVPVHWTDQGMAAVEILHAPKRGSGVRRAGEELAVGQVLAAAGAYVTPPMVATFAAAGIGHVLVRPSPRVVVVATGDELVDVGRPSQPGQVVDANSHALTAAAVEAGALAYRIGICDDDPEGLRGLLEDQTLRADLIITTGGTGTGPGDMLRRVLSRPGTGRGVVEFTDVALCPGTALGFGTVGGEEVPVVCLPGEPGAALIGFEVLARPAIQLLAGAEPVFRPSVKAHLLETVSSPGGLREFRPAHVAERRGGGYTVQPLAGGPYTLSGLAEANGLLVLGERVTTAAAGSTVDVLLLDRRR is encoded by the coding sequence ATGACCGCTACGGCCGATGCCGAGGCGGCCGCCAACGAGCTGATGCCTCTCGCCGAGTACCTGGGCAGCGTGCTGCGCAGGTTGCGGACGCTGCCTCCGCTCGACCTCGACCTCACCCAGGCGCACGGGAACGTGCTCGCGGCCGACGTGATCGCGCCGCACCCGTTCCCGGCGTTCGACCAGGCCGCGATCGACGGATACGCGGCCCGCTGGGAGGACCTGGCCGGCGCCGGGCGCCTCGGCGCGCACCCGGCGTTCGGGCAGCCCGAGCACCCGGCCCGCGGCGTCCGGCTGAACGTGGTCGGCGACCTGGGAGCGGCCAGCTGGCGTCCGGTCCGGCTGACCGCGGGCACCTGCTTCTCGGTGGCGGCCGGGGCGCCGCTGCCGATCGGGGCCGACGTGGTCGTTCCGGTGCACTGGACCGACCAGGGCATGGCCGCGGTGGAGATCCTGCACGCCCCGAAACGCGGCTCCGGGGTGCGCCGGGCCGGTGAGGAACTGGCCGTCGGTCAGGTGCTGGCCGCCGCCGGGGCGTACGTCACCCCCCCGATGGTGGCCACCTTCGCCGCCGCCGGCATCGGGCACGTGCTGGTCCGGCCCAGCCCGCGGGTGGTGGTCGTGGCCACCGGCGACGAGTTGGTCGACGTGGGCCGGCCCAGCCAGCCGGGGCAGGTGGTCGACGCGAACTCGCACGCGCTGACCGCGGCCGCGGTGGAGGCGGGCGCGCTGGCCTACCGGATCGGCATCTGCGACGACGACCCGGAGGGGCTGCGCGGGCTGCTCGAGGACCAGACCCTGCGGGCCGACCTGATCATCACGACCGGGGGCACCGGTACCGGGCCCGGCGACATGCTGCGCCGGGTGCTGTCCCGGCCCGGCACCGGCCGTGGCGTGGTCGAGTTCACCGACGTCGCGCTCTGCCCGGGGACCGCGCTCGGCTTCGGCACGGTCGGCGGCGAGGAGGTCCCGGTGGTGTGCCTGCCGGGCGAGCCGGGCGCCGCGCTGATCGGGTTCGAGGTGCTTGCCCGGCCGGCGATTCAGCTGCTCGCCGGTGCCGAGCCGGTGTTCCGGCCGAGCGTCAAGGCGCACCTGCTGGAGACCGTCTCGTCACCCGGTGGGCTGCGCGAGTTCCGCCCGGCGCACGTCGCGGAACGACGGGGTGGTGGTTACACCGTGCAGCCGCTCGCCGGAGGGCCGTACACTCTGTCCGGTTTGGCCGAGGCCAACGGACTGCTGGTGCTCGGCGAGCGGGTCACCACGGCGGCGGCCGGCTCGACCGTGGACGTGTTGCTGCTCGACCGGAGGCGATGA
- a CDS encoding diguanylate cyclase yields the protein MTLRGRLTSAFLVVVLGPVLLGSIFVALTVSAVGRERTNERLDHAVTTVRAAVGAICGQLQAAADAVAVVPAESRSTVADQLIDRGLAGDIRVDDTRPAASGTGDPTGVEGPGGPSATARGAGGPIGLARRSGVAAAPEAAAPPVVIAQDGAGLANPVGWQDCAAPRGGTITALAASARAGEITVVAAQRVDAELLRRLGESAGVTVALKLPETDSRQSDGELPASGDPQAGPTNGSGDPQAGLPAGGSPGAAAGRTGDSGQPGAGTTGTVGEAASRRVEPAAGQPLPLLLSAPVGRSGFRYAVLPLIVLVTAVLAVIAARWLARSTTRPLGELAWAADRVANGDLDTRVPIPRPDELGRLAGTFNRMTRELQSYVQALTASRDQLRRHLAILGDTLSSTHDLDRILPVILRTAMTTTGARAGLVLLVDPADGSLTARCGAGLTGDWDLPPAELVKRRLAPARGVLGVVAASGVALRGASGGPSRAADAADAPSGGASHVAGGVVPDGPVAVVAEEPVCESYLAVPICAPPVGDMLLDEAEAGPGTLGVLALYDRLGSSSFDDADLRTLRTFAGQAGVAVRNVRVHEEAQRLSLTDPLTGLWNYRYLREVLRREVERASRFGRMLTVLALDLDHFKEVNDTYGHPAGDQVLGEFARRIRMGLREVDVAFRQGGEEFVVLLPETDAYGGVIVAERLGALVRDRPVVVDPRRPGQADRIPISVSIGIAVFPEHADTAQGVLDAADEALYAAKNAGRDTYRLAESVSSRTVEGNFAPAPAGSGPQPPRHGSGR from the coding sequence GTGACATTACGTGGCCGGCTCACCAGCGCCTTCCTGGTGGTCGTGCTCGGTCCGGTCCTGCTCGGGTCCATCTTCGTCGCGCTCACCGTCTCCGCGGTCGGCCGGGAGCGGACGAACGAGCGCCTCGACCATGCCGTGACGACCGTCCGGGCCGCTGTCGGGGCGATCTGCGGGCAGCTTCAGGCGGCCGCCGACGCGGTGGCGGTGGTGCCGGCGGAGTCCCGGTCCACGGTCGCCGACCAGCTGATCGATCGCGGTCTGGCCGGGGACATCCGCGTCGATGACACGCGCCCGGCGGCCTCGGGGACGGGTGACCCGACGGGCGTCGAGGGGCCGGGCGGTCCGAGCGCGACGGCCCGGGGTGCGGGTGGCCCGATCGGGTTGGCCCGGCGCTCCGGGGTGGCGGCGGCACCGGAAGCCGCGGCGCCGCCGGTGGTGATCGCTCAGGACGGCGCCGGGCTCGCGAATCCGGTCGGGTGGCAGGACTGCGCCGCGCCGCGCGGCGGGACGATCACCGCGCTGGCCGCATCGGCCCGGGCCGGGGAGATCACCGTGGTCGCCGCCCAGCGGGTCGACGCCGAGCTGCTGCGCCGGTTGGGGGAGAGCGCGGGAGTCACCGTCGCTCTCAAGCTTCCGGAGACCGATTCCCGGCAGAGTGACGGCGAGCTCCCGGCGAGTGGTGATCCGCAGGCTGGACCGACCAACGGGAGTGGTGATCCGCAGGCGGGGCTGCCGGCCGGGGGCAGCCCGGGTGCCGCAGCGGGAAGGACGGGCGACTCCGGGCAGCCCGGAGCCGGGACGACCGGGACGGTGGGGGAGGCCGCGAGCCGGCGGGTGGAGCCGGCGGCGGGTCAGCCGCTGCCCCTTCTGCTCAGTGCCCCGGTGGGGCGCAGTGGCTTCCGGTATGCCGTTCTGCCGCTGATCGTGTTGGTCACGGCGGTGCTGGCGGTGATCGCCGCGCGGTGGCTGGCGCGGTCGACGACGCGGCCGCTCGGCGAGCTCGCGTGGGCCGCGGATCGGGTGGCCAACGGGGACCTGGACACCCGGGTGCCGATCCCGCGGCCGGATGAGTTGGGGCGGCTGGCGGGGACGTTCAACCGGATGACCCGGGAGCTGCAGTCCTACGTGCAGGCGCTGACCGCGAGCCGGGACCAGCTGCGGCGGCACCTGGCGATCCTCGGGGACACCCTGTCCAGCACCCATGATCTGGACCGGATCCTGCCGGTGATCCTGCGTACGGCGATGACCACCACCGGAGCCCGGGCCGGACTGGTGCTGCTGGTGGATCCGGCGGACGGGTCGCTGACGGCCCGCTGCGGCGCCGGGCTGACCGGGGACTGGGATCTGCCGCCGGCGGAACTGGTGAAGCGGCGGCTGGCCCCGGCACGGGGGGTGCTGGGCGTGGTGGCCGCCTCCGGCGTCGCCCTGCGAGGGGCCTCCGGGGGCCCGAGCCGGGCCGCGGACGCCGCGGACGCACCGTCGGGTGGCGCGTCTCACGTGGCCGGGGGAGTCGTTCCGGACGGGCCGGTGGCGGTGGTCGCCGAGGAGCCGGTGTGCGAGTCGTACCTCGCGGTGCCCATCTGTGCGCCACCGGTGGGTGACATGTTGCTGGACGAGGCGGAGGCCGGGCCGGGGACGCTGGGCGTGCTGGCCCTCTATGACCGGCTGGGGAGTTCCTCCTTCGACGATGCGGACCTGCGGACTCTCCGGACCTTCGCCGGGCAGGCCGGGGTGGCGGTGCGCAACGTGCGGGTGCACGAGGAGGCGCAGCGGCTGTCGCTGACCGATCCGCTGACCGGGCTGTGGAACTACCGCTACCTGCGCGAGGTGCTGCGGCGTGAGGTGGAGCGGGCCAGCCGGTTCGGGCGGATGCTCACCGTGCTGGCGCTCGACCTCGACCACTTCAAGGAGGTGAACGACACGTACGGGCATCCGGCGGGTGATCAGGTGCTGGGTGAGTTCGCGCGGCGGATCCGGATGGGGTTGCGCGAGGTGGACGTGGCGTTCCGGCAGGGCGGGGAGGAGTTCGTGGTGCTGCTGCCGGAGACCGACGCGTACGGCGGAGTGATCGTGGCGGAGCGGCTCGGCGCCCTGGTCCGGGACCGGCCGGTCGTGGTCGACCCACGGCGTCCGGGGCAGGCCGACCGGATCCCGATCAGCGTGTCCATCGGCATCGCGGTCTTCCCGGAGCATGCGGACACCGCCCAGGGCGTGCTCGATGCGGCGGACGAGGCGCTGTACGCGGCGAAGAACGCGGGGCGCGACACGTATCGTCTCGCGGAGAGCGTTTCGTCCCGAACGGTCGAGGGGAATTTCGCTCCCGCCCCCGCCGGGAGCGGGCCGCAACCGCCGCGGCACGGTTCCGGCCGATAG
- a CDS encoding GAF domain-containing sensor histidine kinase yields MKAPLPDNEIERLAALYSLDILDSPPEKDFDDIVALAAGVCETPVSMVSLVDADRQWAKAKTGPDLTETARDLSFCAHAILGRDLLMVPDASADPRFADIPAVTAPDGIRFYAGAPLMTTDGFALGTLCVMDTEPRRLATEQQQALRALARQVTAQLELRRYAYALANTTARLQELERRKDDLAGLVGGELRSSLRLMSTYLENLGDTGYHDMELADLVGRAAAAHCRGFRELIDHLTQMAEAGLGGDSLHMRQVDLTRVTQRAVEAVRPIAASKHIWILNQAGGPSLPIIADPVRLEQVLTHLLFAAVKYTPEGGRVRVGTEMESGPTVRLDDMDLPDGMRPDLFPHLYYGAIANPADVPGPDRGLAVAKRILDAHHATVALSDRPGDGTSLHVVFPYADLTPDELIRDLAVA; encoded by the coding sequence ATGAAAGCACCCCTGCCCGACAACGAGATCGAGCGGCTGGCCGCGCTGTACTCGCTCGACATCCTGGACAGCCCACCGGAGAAGGATTTCGACGACATCGTCGCGCTGGCCGCCGGCGTGTGCGAGACGCCGGTCTCGATGGTCAGCCTGGTCGACGCGGACCGTCAGTGGGCGAAGGCCAAGACCGGGCCGGATCTCACCGAGACCGCCCGTGACCTGTCGTTCTGCGCGCACGCGATCCTCGGCCGGGATCTGCTGATGGTGCCGGACGCCAGCGCCGACCCGCGGTTCGCCGACATTCCGGCGGTGACCGCGCCGGACGGCATCCGGTTCTATGCCGGCGCGCCGCTGATGACCACCGACGGGTTCGCGCTCGGCACGCTCTGCGTGATGGACACCGAGCCGCGCCGGCTGGCCACCGAACAGCAGCAGGCGCTGCGCGCGCTGGCCCGGCAGGTGACCGCCCAACTGGAGTTGCGGCGGTACGCGTATGCCCTGGCCAACACCACGGCCCGGCTGCAGGAGCTGGAGCGGCGCAAGGACGATCTGGCCGGACTCGTCGGCGGGGAGCTGCGGTCGTCGCTGCGGCTGATGTCGACCTATCTGGAGAATCTGGGCGACACCGGCTACCACGACATGGAGCTGGCCGACCTGGTCGGGCGGGCGGCGGCGGCGCACTGCCGCGGCTTCCGGGAGCTGATCGACCACCTGACCCAGATGGCCGAGGCCGGTCTGGGCGGGGACAGCCTGCACATGCGGCAGGTGGATCTGACCCGGGTGACGCAGCGGGCGGTGGAGGCGGTCCGGCCGATCGCGGCCAGCAAGCACATCTGGATCCTGAACCAGGCCGGTGGGCCGTCGCTGCCGATCATCGCCGATCCGGTGCGGCTGGAGCAGGTGTTGACCCACCTGCTGTTCGCGGCGGTGAAGTACACGCCGGAGGGCGGCCGGGTGCGGGTCGGCACCGAGATGGAGTCGGGTCCGACGGTGCGCCTCGACGACATGGATCTGCCCGACGGGATGCGGCCCGACCTGTTCCCGCACCTGTACTACGGCGCGATCGCGAACCCGGCGGACGTGCCCGGGCCGGACCGGGGGCTGGCGGTGGCCAAGCGGATCCTGGACGCTCACCACGCGACGGTGGCGCTCTCCGACCGGCCGGGTGACGGGACGTCGCTGCACGTGGTGTTCCCGTACGCGGACCTGACCCCGGACGAGCTGATCCGCGACCTGGCCGTGGCCTGA
- a CDS encoding GNAT family N-acetyltransferase yields the protein MLGATPGWPAVLADGPVLLRPYQRSDARAWSEVRIANQTWLAPWESAPPGPWAEMNSTRAYAYVYRDMRRAARRGDSMPFAVCLLEGGRERLVGHVNLGSIVRRAFASAYAGYWVDHRVAGRGVIPTALALAVDHAFGPGGLHRIEVNIRPENGPSRRVVEKLGFREEAYHQRYMHIDGGWRDHLGYAMTSEEVAAEGGLLSRWKRVRSSK from the coding sequence ATGCTCGGGGCGACCCCCGGCTGGCCCGCTGTGCTGGCGGACGGGCCGGTGTTGCTGCGGCCGTACCAGCGCTCTGACGCACGGGCCTGGTCCGAGGTGCGGATCGCCAACCAGACCTGGCTGGCACCCTGGGAGTCGGCGCCGCCCGGACCGTGGGCGGAGATGAACTCGACCCGGGCGTACGCGTACGTGTACCGCGACATGCGCCGCGCCGCCCGCCGCGGGGACAGCATGCCGTTCGCCGTCTGCCTGCTCGAGGGCGGCCGGGAACGCCTGGTCGGGCACGTCAACCTGGGCAGCATCGTGCGGCGGGCGTTCGCCTCGGCGTACGCGGGCTACTGGGTCGACCACCGGGTGGCCGGGCGCGGCGTGATCCCGACCGCGCTGGCGCTCGCCGTCGACCACGCGTTCGGTCCGGGCGGGCTGCACCGCATCGAGGTCAACATCCGCCCGGAGAACGGGCCGAGCCGCCGCGTCGTGGAGAAGCTGGGCTTCCGCGAGGAGGCGTACCACCAGCGCTACATGCACATCGACGGCGGCTGGCGGGATCATCTGGGGTATGCGATGACCAGCGAGGAGGTGGCCGCCGAGGGCGGCCTGCTGTCCCGCTGGAAACGAGTTCGCAGCAGTAAGTGA
- a CDS encoding bifunctional polysaccharide deacetylase/glycosyltransferase family 2 protein: MSGTRRRILPRPRVMLGTLLLGLFVAVLVVQAYINSEFTADHKETEVGDQSGVPLAIRGGGPIVNTTGGQESTSRLPDRTIALTFDDGPDPTWTPKVLQVLRDNDAHGTFFVVGSQVARHPELTKHIVDDGNELGLHTFTHPNLQLLAPWRRHLELSQNQVAIAEATGVHTNLARFPYSSKTEAIDEDNWKIVKEAGQSGYLVILNDLDSEDWQRPGIDQIIRNATPLGDTSAIILFHDAGGDRAQTVAALARFIPMMKARGYRFTTVTEGLNLGIEQQAAQVKAGRAAESATVIPTLPENPPAPAGDVWRGAALINTVRLADGLVTVVAALFVVVGALTIGRTALLLLLAGRHARQRRRPGWSWGPPITDPVSVIVPAYNEKEGIEAAVKSLARGDYPEIEVVVVDDGSTDGTADIVERLRIPNVRVIRVPNGGKSNALNTGIALARHDLIVTVDGDTIFEQDSIRRLVQPFADPTVGAVAGNVKVGNRASLVATWQHIEYVIGFNLDRRLYETLGCMPTVPGAIGAFRREALAKVGGVSDETLAEDTDVTMALCRDGWRIVYEEHAKAWTEAPTTLEQLYRQRYRWSYGTMQAMWKHRRALFDNGPSGRFGRVGLPFLALFGVALPMLAPVVDIMLVYGLVFWELQETVIAWLGMLSLQLFTAAIAFRYDREPLKPLWRLPLQQFAYRQLMYLVLIQSATTALTGGRLRWHKLHRAGLTTPSGPPPEPVATTVAPAVESWPPTGPEVPRQQQPNGRAGAPPNGWVGTPPSGRAGTPPKGRAVAPPTTPAVPSRRD; encoded by the coding sequence GTGAGCGGCACCCGGCGGCGCATCCTGCCCCGCCCCCGGGTCATGCTCGGCACCCTGCTGCTCGGCCTGTTCGTCGCCGTGCTCGTGGTGCAGGCGTACATCAACTCCGAATTCACCGCCGACCACAAGGAGACCGAGGTCGGCGACCAGTCCGGCGTTCCGCTGGCGATCCGCGGCGGAGGGCCGATCGTCAACACCACCGGTGGCCAGGAGAGCACCAGCCGCCTGCCGGACCGCACCATTGCGCTGACCTTCGACGACGGACCCGATCCGACGTGGACCCCGAAGGTCCTGCAGGTGCTGCGCGACAACGACGCGCACGGCACGTTCTTCGTCGTCGGCTCCCAGGTCGCCCGGCACCCGGAGCTCACCAAGCACATCGTCGACGACGGCAACGAGCTGGGCCTGCACACCTTCACCCACCCGAACCTGCAGCTGCTCGCCCCGTGGCGGCGGCACCTGGAGCTGTCGCAGAACCAGGTGGCGATCGCCGAGGCCACCGGCGTGCACACCAACCTGGCCCGGTTCCCGTACTCGTCGAAGACCGAGGCGATCGACGAGGACAACTGGAAGATCGTCAAGGAGGCGGGGCAGTCCGGCTACCTGGTCATCCTCAACGACCTGGACAGCGAGGACTGGCAGCGCCCCGGCATCGACCAGATCATCCGCAACGCCACCCCGCTCGGCGACACCTCGGCGATCATCCTGTTCCACGACGCGGGCGGCGACCGCGCGCAGACCGTCGCGGCGCTCGCCCGATTCATCCCGATGATGAAGGCTCGCGGATACCGCTTCACCACCGTCACCGAGGGCCTCAACCTGGGCATCGAGCAGCAGGCCGCGCAGGTCAAGGCGGGCCGGGCCGCGGAGAGCGCCACGGTCATCCCGACGCTGCCGGAGAACCCGCCGGCCCCGGCCGGCGACGTCTGGCGCGGCGCCGCCCTGATCAACACGGTGCGGCTCGCCGACGGGCTGGTGACCGTGGTGGCCGCGCTGTTCGTCGTGGTCGGCGCGCTGACCATCGGCCGGACCGCGCTGCTGCTCCTGCTCGCCGGCCGGCACGCCCGGCAGCGCCGCAGACCGGGATGGAGCTGGGGCCCGCCGATCACCGACCCGGTGTCGGTGATCGTGCCGGCCTACAACGAGAAGGAGGGCATCGAGGCGGCAGTCAAATCCCTGGCCCGGGGCGACTACCCGGAGATCGAGGTGGTGGTCGTCGACGACGGCTCCACCGACGGCACCGCCGACATCGTCGAACGGCTGCGGATCCCGAACGTCCGCGTGATCCGGGTGCCCAACGGCGGCAAGTCCAACGCCCTCAACACCGGCATCGCCCTGGCCCGCCACGACCTGATCGTCACCGTCGACGGCGACACCATCTTCGAACAGGACTCGATCCGCCGGCTGGTGCAACCGTTCGCCGACCCCACGGTCGGGGCGGTGGCCGGCAACGTCAAAGTCGGCAACCGGGCCAGCCTGGTCGCCACCTGGCAGCACATCGAATACGTGATCGGCTTCAACCTGGACCGCCGCCTCTACGAGACGCTGGGCTGCATGCCTACCGTGCCGGGCGCGATCGGCGCGTTCCGCCGCGAGGCGCTCGCCAAGGTGGGCGGGGTCAGCGACGAGACCCTGGCCGAGGACACCGACGTCACCATGGCGCTGTGCCGCGACGGCTGGCGGATCGTGTACGAGGAGCACGCCAAGGCGTGGACCGAGGCGCCGACCACCCTGGAGCAGCTGTACCGCCAGCGGTACCGGTGGAGTTACGGGACCATGCAGGCGATGTGGAAGCACCGCCGGGCGCTGTTCGACAACGGCCCGTCGGGTCGCTTCGGCCGCGTCGGCCTGCCGTTCCTCGCCCTGTTCGGGGTGGCGCTGCCGATGCTCGCCCCGGTCGTCGACATCATGCTCGTCTACGGCCTGGTCTTCTGGGAACTGCAGGAGACGGTGATCGCCTGGCTCGGCATGCTCAGCCTGCAACTGTTCACCGCGGCGATCGCGTTCCGCTACGACCGGGAGCCACTGAAACCGCTGTGGCGGCTGCCGCTGCAGCAGTTCGCCTACCGCCAGCTGATGTACCTGGTGCTGATCCAGTCGGCGACGACCGCGCTGACCGGCGGCCGGCTGCGCTGGCACAAGCTGCACCGGGCCGGTCTGACCACACCGTCCGGGCCCCCTCCGGAACCCGTGGCCACCACGGTGGCCCCGGCGGTCGAGAGCTGGCCGCCGACCGGGCCCGAGGTGCCCCGGCAGCAGCAGCCGAACGGGCGGGCCGGGGCGCCGCCGAACGGGTGGGTGGGCACGCCGCCGAGCGGGCGGGCGGGCACCCCGCCGAAGGGGCGGGCGGTCGCCCCGCCGACCACGCCCGCCGTGCCGTCGCGCCGCGACTGA
- a CDS encoding tyrosine-type recombinase/integrase, with product MGYLATAQEGASGSEAGVPPLFQIAEVRQQLQFHSPVYVGFYLKPPKAGSVGDVDLDDQVAIVIAEHIRKHPPVNVQLPDITEGAPDQGRPPTRRAVPLLFTSEQGLPIHDKAWAKLWTQWRKAAEGPAAGTFHSLRHFFATTLIDQAVEPTEVQKALRHASLKLTLETYVHWWPKQDRRRSVISTMLKRFAETNRKAVGG from the coding sequence GTGGGGTATCTGGCCACGGCGCAGGAGGGCGCGTCCGGCAGCGAGGCGGGTGTGCCCCCGCTTTTCCAGATTGCGGAGGTGCGGCAGCAGCTCCAATTTCATTCACCGGTGTACGTCGGCTTCTACCTCAAGCCACCTAAAGCTGGTTCCGTCGGCGACGTCGACCTTGACGACCAGGTCGCCATCGTGATCGCGGAACACATCCGCAAGCACCCGCCCGTGAACGTCCAGCTTCCGGACATCACAGAAGGCGCTCCTGATCAAGGACGACCCCCAACTCGGCGAGCGGTTCCGCTGCTATTCACCTCGGAGCAGGGCCTACCCATCCACGACAAGGCCTGGGCCAAGCTTTGGACGCAGTGGCGGAAGGCCGCAGAAGGGCCCGCAGCCGGCACTTTCCACTCACTACGCCACTTCTTCGCGACGACGCTCATCGACCAGGCGGTTGAGCCCACAGAGGTTCAGAAGGCCCTACGGCACGCCAGCTTGAAGCTGACGCTCGAGACCTACGTGCACTGGTGGCCGAAACAGGATCGCAGACGAAGCGTGATCAGCACCATGTTGAAGCGGTTTGCTGAAACCAACCGGAAGGCAGTTGGCGGGTGA
- a CDS encoding DUF2199 domain-containing protein — protein sequence MNTDEFACGTCGSTHGGPPLSFAAPAPDSWSPDMADTEGCLLDSDLCVISGERFFIRGLIEIPVWDSGDVFTYSMWVSLSHPNFTRAVDVWEQPGRETERPYFGWLANAIPGYDPTTLNLKTMVHTRPVGQPPYIELEPTSHPLAIEQRAGIFRSRVEEIASYHLHNAA from the coding sequence ATGAACACCGACGAGTTCGCGTGCGGCACCTGCGGCTCGACACACGGCGGCCCCCCGCTGAGCTTCGCCGCGCCGGCCCCGGATTCCTGGTCGCCGGACATGGCCGACACCGAAGGCTGCCTGCTCGACTCCGACCTCTGCGTGATCAGTGGCGAACGGTTCTTCATCCGCGGGCTCATCGAGATCCCGGTCTGGGACTCCGGCGACGTCTTCACCTACAGCATGTGGGTTTCGCTGAGCCACCCGAACTTCACCCGCGCCGTCGACGTCTGGGAACAACCGGGCCGCGAAACGGAGCGCCCCTATTTCGGCTGGCTCGCCAACGCCATCCCCGGCTACGACCCCACCACGCTCAACCTCAAGACGATGGTGCACACCCGCCCGGTCGGCCAGCCCCCGTACATCGAGCTCGAACCGACCAGCCATCCGCTGGCCATCGAGCAGCGCGCCGGCATCTTCCGCTCCCGCGTCGAGGAAATCGCCAGCTACCACCTGCACAATGCCGCATAG